One genomic region from Roseofilum reptotaenium CS-1145 encodes:
- a CDS encoding DUF6679 family protein — MLHRKIYQLCSEGREIWIFLRDQQRWIERARVLEIEGDLVTIRYETEEEDEICAWEEMVRLESIGAVTQKLSNFPKGNSEFLVSEECPEAEQIQPHPESNSD, encoded by the coding sequence ATGCTACATCGCAAGATCTATCAACTCTGCTCCGAGGGTCGTGAAATCTGGATTTTCTTGCGAGACCAGCAACGCTGGATAGAACGCGCCCGCGTTCTAGAAATCGAAGGAGATTTAGTCACGATTCGGTATGAAACAGAAGAGGAGGATGAGATCTGTGCTTGGGAAGAAATGGTTCGCCTAGAAAGCATTGGTGCAGTCACCCAAAAGCTCTCTAATTTCCCCAAGGGCAATAGTGAATTCCTGGTCTCGGAAGAGTGCCCAGAAGCGGAACAAATCCAGCCACACCCGGAATCAAACTCTGATTAA
- the hemH gene encoding ferrochelatase — MGRVGVLLLNLGGPEKLEDVRPFLFNLFSDPEIIRLPVTWLQKPLAWFISSSRYKKSQENYKQIGGGSPLRRITEEQAQALEASLAQKGQEAKIYVGMRYWYPFTEDAIAEIKQDKIDHLVILPLYPQFSISTSGSSFRVLEKLWQEDRVLGDNIKYSLISSWYDRPGYLQAMADLIAQQLDQFENPNRVHLFFSAHGVPVSYVEEAGDPYQREIEACTSLIVKTLNRPNPYTLAYQSRVGPVEWLQPYTEDALEELGEKQVKDVLVIPISFVSEHIETLQEIDIEYREVAEEAGITNFRRVPALDTHAGFINDLADLVIDSLNSPSQKFSDVVRPSDQLKMYPQERWEMGITTSAEVWNGRLAMLGFIALLVELFSGKGILHAIGIL, encoded by the coding sequence ATGGGTCGTGTTGGGGTTTTACTCTTAAACTTAGGTGGGCCGGAAAAACTAGAGGATGTTCGCCCGTTCTTATTTAATCTATTTTCCGATCCAGAAATTATCCGATTGCCGGTGACCTGGTTACAGAAACCCCTAGCCTGGTTTATTTCCAGTAGTCGCTACAAGAAATCTCAAGAGAATTATAAGCAAATTGGTGGCGGGTCTCCATTACGCAGAATTACGGAAGAACAAGCACAAGCCTTAGAAGCAAGTTTAGCTCAAAAGGGACAAGAAGCAAAAATATATGTAGGAATGCGCTATTGGTATCCGTTTACGGAAGATGCGATCGCCGAAATCAAACAAGATAAAATCGATCATCTGGTCATTCTGCCCCTCTATCCCCAGTTTTCCATTAGCACCAGTGGTTCGAGCTTCCGAGTCCTAGAAAAACTGTGGCAAGAAGACCGGGTACTAGGGGATAACATTAAATATAGCCTCATTTCCTCCTGGTACGATCGCCCCGGCTATCTCCAAGCAATGGCAGACTTAATTGCCCAACAATTAGACCAATTTGAAAACCCCAATCGAGTACATCTGTTTTTCAGCGCCCATGGGGTTCCCGTTAGTTATGTAGAAGAAGCAGGCGATCCCTATCAAAGAGAAATTGAAGCCTGTACATCCCTAATCGTCAAAACTCTTAACCGTCCCAATCCCTATACCCTAGCCTATCAAAGCCGCGTCGGCCCGGTGGAATGGTTACAACCTTATACAGAAGATGCTCTAGAAGAGTTGGGAGAAAAACAAGTTAAAGATGTGCTGGTGATTCCCATTAGCTTTGTGAGCGAACATATTGAAACCTTACAAGAAATCGATATTGAATATCGAGAAGTCGCTGAAGAAGCCGGAATTACCAATTTCCGCCGCGTTCCTGCTCTCGATACCCATGCCGGATTTATTAATGATTTAGCTGACTTAGTGATTGATTCGCTCAACTCTCCCAGTCAGAAATTCTCGGATGTTGTGCGTCCTTCCGATCAGTTAAAAATGTATCCTCAAGAGCGCTGGGAAATGGGCATCACCACCAGCGCTGAGGTCTGGAATGGTCGGTTAGCGATGCTGGGCTTCATTGCCCTACTGGTGGAATTGTTTAGTGGTAAAGGCATTTTACATGCGATCGGTATTTTGTAG
- a CDS encoding creatininase family protein encodes MLLHLSTWPEVEEYLKTSTGLILPIGSTEQHGPTGLIGTDAICAEAIAKGVGEKTHALVGPTINVGMALHHTAFPGTMSLQPSTLILVIKDYITYLAQAGFTKFFFINGHGGNMAPMKAAFSEVYTHLAQLNIDPEGKVTCHLANWFMCRSVYKRAQELYGDQEGSHATPSEVALTQYVYPDSIKTAPLSPEVGKGHPITTPAEFRRHYPDGRMGSNPALATPEHGKEFYELAVEELSTSYEKFVGKTALSR; translated from the coding sequence ATGTTGCTCCATCTCTCCACCTGGCCAGAAGTTGAAGAGTACCTTAAAACCTCTACAGGCTTAATTTTGCCCATTGGCTCGACAGAACAACACGGGCCAACGGGATTAATTGGTACAGATGCGATTTGTGCAGAGGCGATCGCCAAAGGAGTCGGTGAAAAAACTCATGCCCTAGTTGGCCCTACCATTAATGTCGGCATGGCTCTCCATCACACGGCTTTTCCCGGAACCATGAGCCTCCAACCCTCTACATTGATTTTGGTGATTAAGGACTATATCACCTATTTAGCCCAAGCGGGGTTTACCAAATTCTTTTTTATCAATGGTCATGGGGGTAATATGGCTCCCATGAAAGCGGCCTTTTCTGAAGTCTATACCCATCTAGCCCAATTAAACATTGACCCGGAAGGAAAAGTCACCTGCCATTTAGCCAACTGGTTTATGTGTCGCAGTGTCTATAAACGGGCCCAAGAGTTGTATGGCGATCAAGAAGGATCTCACGCGACACCGAGCGAAGTAGCACTGACTCAATATGTTTATCCCGACTCTATTAAAACTGCACCCCTGTCTCCAGAAGTCGGCAAAGGTCACCCCATCACCACCCCAGCAGAATTCCGTCGCCATTATCCTGATGGTCGCATGGGGTCAAATCCTGCGTTAGCCACGCCAGAACATGGCAAAGAGTTTTATGAGTTAGCGGTGGAAGAGCTGAGTACAAGCTATGAGAAATTTGTCGGGAAGACAGCTCTTTCTCGGTAG
- a CDS encoding efflux RND transporter periplasmic adaptor subunit, which produces MKGTIVYNKGKILWTTAPRIFSGYADVTLTPIWFMRQRDRFSQFKVSDRNVSLGRDTLTENQPIAIKNPPVQLLLLMALLLTTTGCKLLPRPESSAFSQPVANQPQTISVDVATVAASDRGTRLTYTGTTEPIQEVTLRSQSEGQLLYLSVDVGDRVRRGQVIAEIDKALPTAAINQAQAELSARRVEVAQSESQIRQLQTQIEIAKLELSQAEADAQRLETLYKEGAISKQDAELARTSAERAKQALSAAEAQIITQNKVIAAAQERVTAQQAILSQAQERQSYTEVEAPISGTILNRQTESGTVVRPGDELLRIGNFSRVKVNVEVSELDLYQIHLGQYVSVTLDAFPDQEFAGEVTRISPAADPVARLIPVEVTISNRSGRLGSGLLARANFEVGDRQTIRVPQRALVNREGEDATLFLIDETSGNIVTSRRVILGTTRDGEVEIVSGLEPGERYVLQSSRPLEDGDRIELSILSSP; this is translated from the coding sequence GTGAAGGGCACAATTGTTTACAATAAAGGGAAAATCCTGTGGACAACAGCTCCAAGGATTTTCTCTGGCTATGCAGATGTCACCTTAACCCCAATTTGGTTTATGAGGCAACGGGATCGATTCAGTCAATTTAAGGTATCGGATCGGAATGTGAGTCTAGGGCGCGATACACTCACCGAAAATCAGCCGATCGCGATTAAAAATCCTCCTGTGCAATTACTCTTACTGATGGCTCTACTGTTGACAACCACGGGATGTAAATTGCTCCCGCGTCCTGAATCAAGTGCCTTTTCCCAACCCGTCGCCAATCAACCCCAGACCATTTCTGTGGATGTGGCAACGGTTGCGGCTAGCGATCGCGGAACGCGTTTAACCTATACGGGAACCACAGAACCGATTCAGGAAGTGACATTGCGATCGCAAAGTGAAGGACAGCTCCTTTATCTGAGTGTAGATGTGGGCGATCGTGTCCGTCGAGGCCAAGTGATTGCCGAAATTGATAAAGCCTTACCCACCGCAGCAATTAACCAAGCTCAGGCAGAACTCTCGGCTCGTCGGGTAGAAGTTGCCCAAAGTGAAAGCCAGATTCGCCAGTTACAAACCCAAATTGAAATCGCCAAACTCGAATTAAGCCAAGCTGAAGCCGATGCCCAACGTTTGGAAACGTTGTATAAAGAAGGAGCCATTTCTAAACAAGATGCGGAATTAGCCCGCACTTCTGCCGAAAGAGCTAAACAAGCTCTCTCGGCAGCAGAAGCTCAGATCATTACCCAAAATAAGGTCATCGCCGCAGCTCAAGAGCGAGTCACTGCCCAACAAGCCATTCTCAGTCAAGCCCAAGAGCGTCAATCTTATACGGAAGTCGAAGCCCCTATTTCTGGCACTATTTTAAACCGACAAACAGAATCAGGTACGGTGGTAAGACCCGGAGATGAGTTGCTCAGAATTGGCAATTTTAGCCGCGTGAAAGTGAATGTGGAAGTCTCAGAATTAGATTTATATCAAATCCATCTGGGGCAATATGTGTCGGTGACTTTAGATGCCTTTCCTGACCAAGAATTTGCGGGAGAAGTCACCCGCATTTCCCCAGCAGCCGATCCGGTGGCGCGGTTAATTCCCGTGGAAGTAACCATTTCTAATCGTAGTGGGCGCTTAGGGAGTGGATTATTAGCCCGAGCGAACTTTGAAGTGGGCGATCGCCAAACGATCCGGGTTCCCCAAAGGGCCTTGGTGAACCGAGAAGGTGAGGATGCTACCCTATTTCTGATTGATGAGACCAGTGGAAACATCGTAACCTCTCGACGGGTCATCCTGGGAACAACCCGCGATGGTGAAGTGGAAATTGTCTCCGGTTTAGAACCTGGGGAACGCTATGTCTTGCAAAGTTCTCGACCTCTTGAGGATGGCGATCGCATAGAATTAAGTATCCTCTCTTCCCCATAA
- a CDS encoding tetratricopeptide repeat protein produces MIAKFPILNWFSSVLAGTVTLITLGGVVPEAAKGESITSQIAQMDRSVPQNLYNTGQTSLEQHNYQQALTYFNQAIAINGEYAQAYQGRALARDAMGDSEGAVSDLRTAASFYWKQGNAVAAYEAIRLIEQMGKKFVCRQSGGQWQTVMNLKSKTYPLIIWHDRRVWDVDGNGNPVFLGQDSIVTTTRAEKNTELSAQGRCASVSERLNSISDALMHRGAQHLFRVATLERTVEESTRTGQVLTLEHKIQVACIPDIQGVCDRQNAIFTLTGQPEGEGVTENNQKRLERLTRLIDHPGSGEPIHN; encoded by the coding sequence ATGATTGCTAAGTTTCCTATCCTCAACTGGTTCTCTTCTGTTTTAGCTGGCACTGTAACCCTAATAACTCTGGGGGGTGTGGTTCCTGAAGCGGCTAAAGGGGAAAGTATAACGTCACAGATTGCCCAAATGGATCGCAGTGTCCCCCAAAATCTATACAATACGGGGCAAACTTCCCTAGAACAGCACAATTATCAACAAGCCCTTACTTATTTTAATCAGGCGATCGCCATCAACGGTGAGTATGCCCAAGCTTATCAAGGCCGTGCTTTAGCCCGCGATGCCATGGGAGACTCGGAGGGGGCAGTCTCTGATTTACGCACCGCTGCCAGCTTCTATTGGAAACAAGGCAATGCTGTAGCTGCTTATGAGGCGATTCGGTTGATTGAGCAAATGGGTAAAAAATTTGTCTGTCGCCAGAGTGGAGGGCAGTGGCAAACAGTCATGAACCTAAAGTCGAAAACCTATCCGTTGATTATCTGGCACGATCGCAGGGTATGGGATGTTGACGGTAATGGAAACCCAGTTTTTCTGGGGCAAGATTCCATAGTGACGACGACAAGAGCCGAAAAAAATACCGAGTTATCAGCTCAAGGACGTTGCGCCAGTGTTTCCGAACGGTTGAATAGTATTAGTGATGCTTTGATGCATAGGGGAGCGCAACACTTATTCAGAGTCGCCACCCTGGAAAGGACAGTGGAAGAAAGCACACGAACCGGCCAAGTTTTAACCTTGGAGCATAAGATTCAAGTGGCGTGTATTCCCGATATTCAAGGAGTCTGCGATCGACAAAATGCCATTTTTACCCTCACAGGACAACCTGAGGGTGAGGGCGTTACGGAAAATAATCAAAAGCGTCTGGAGCGCTTGACTCGTTTGATCGATCACCCCGGTTCCGGTGAACCGATTCATAATTAA
- a CDS encoding MBL fold metallo-hydrolase: MPTLLACQLLVTLECIPYGTGQSGDGVCLLVRMGPYRILLDCGLHQIDPLRSIEPPDIVFCSHAHPDHCRGLPSLSLQFPDVPIYGSEVTRQLLSLHGLEAETGQALEWRSPQLLKPHLSAELYPCGHLPGAASLLLTYTAPERRYTLFYTGDYFSSNSRLVERMRIEEVRGLQPDVLIIEASYGTARHPNRRHQENHLASRIYTILKQKKSVLLPVPVLGLGQELLMLLRSHHQFTGQDIDIWVDETIARGCDAYLEILPHLPSNVQNFAQHQSLFWDERVRPQLRRLPSNHDSGQLPRYPSIVVAHRQSNLHQWLEPNPNRWLVLLSEYAEDTPQLTQTLDLIEGVKLETYLFSQHCDGLGTTQLIHNIRPQHIIFFHGSPSYLEDLAGLEELQNRYHLHCPQSNKRVELPIGETFIQPAAPETHYEGELTELETTVQIELPEPITRDRRWQHFSDTGILEARWQGEELVIRGLSQRELLDQGMPKMPANLDCCGNCAHYRGHRCWNPASALFEFRVSPDGLCPVFAHHRVE, encoded by the coding sequence TTGCCCACCTTACTGGCGTGTCAACTCTTGGTTACCCTTGAATGCATTCCCTACGGTACCGGTCAATCTGGGGATGGAGTCTGTCTACTGGTGCGGATGGGCCCCTATCGTATCCTGCTTGACTGCGGTTTACATCAGATAGACCCCCTTCGTTCCATTGAGCCACCGGATATCGTATTCTGTTCCCATGCCCATCCTGACCATTGTCGCGGGCTTCCCAGTTTATCGCTTCAGTTTCCCGATGTGCCGATTTATGGCAGTGAAGTCACCCGGCAACTCCTCTCTCTACATGGACTAGAAGCGGAAACTGGTCAGGCTTTAGAGTGGCGATCGCCCCAACTGCTCAAACCCCATCTAAGCGCCGAACTCTATCCCTGCGGTCATCTGCCTGGAGCCGCCTCCCTGCTCCTCACCTACACCGCTCCAGAGCGCCGCTACACCCTCTTCTACACCGGAGATTACTTTTCCTCCAACTCCCGGCTTGTGGAACGAATGAGGATTGAAGAAGTCCGAGGACTGCAACCGGATGTGCTGATTATCGAAGCCAGTTATGGAACCGCTCGTCATCCCAACCGCCGTCATCAAGAAAACCATCTGGCTTCGCGAATTTACACTATCCTGAAGCAGAAAAAATCAGTATTGCTACCAGTTCCCGTTCTCGGTCTTGGTCAAGAATTGCTGATGCTACTGCGCTCTCACCATCAGTTTACGGGGCAAGATATCGATATTTGGGTGGATGAAACCATTGCTAGAGGCTGCGATGCCTACCTAGAGATTTTGCCCCATCTGCCCAGCAATGTGCAAAATTTTGCCCAACATCAATCTCTATTTTGGGATGAGCGCGTCCGCCCCCAATTGCGTCGCCTTCCGTCTAATCACGACTCTGGACAACTTCCCCGATATCCCTCTATCGTTGTTGCCCATCGCCAATCGAATCTCCACCAGTGGCTTGAACCTAACCCCAATCGCTGGTTAGTCTTGCTCTCTGAATATGCTGAAGATACGCCCCAACTCACCCAAACCTTAGATTTGATTGAAGGGGTGAAACTTGAAACGTATCTCTTTTCCCAACATTGTGATGGCTTAGGAACCACCCAACTAATTCATAATATTCGTCCCCAACACATTATTTTTTTCCATGGCAGTCCTTCTTATCTAGAAGATTTAGCCGGTTTAGAAGAACTGCAAAATCGCTATCATCTCCATTGTCCTCAATCGAATAAACGAGTAGAATTACCTATCGGTGAGACCTTCATTCAACCAGCCGCTCCCGAAACCCATTATGAAGGAGAATTAACGGAATTAGAGACCACGGTTCAGATTGAGTTACCCGAACCCATTACCCGAGATCGCCGTTGGCAACACTTCAGCGACACCGGCATTTTGGAAGCCCGTTGGCAAGGAGAAGAGTTAGTGATTCGGGGTCTATCTCAACGAGAATTACTAGACCAAGGGATGCCCAAAATGCCAGCCAATCTTGATTGTTGTGGCAACTGTGCCCATTATCGGGGACATCGCTGTTGGAACCCAGCCTCGGCCCTGTTTGAATTTCGCGTTAGTCCCGATGGCTTGTGTCCTGTCTTTGCCCACCACCGGGTTGAATAA
- a CDS encoding nucleotidyl transferase AbiEii/AbiGii toxin family protein: MYPLDTVTIHQFRGLQDLELKDLGQINLLVGMNNCGKTSVLEALLLYANPLDIKTWLTLSRLREGALRLPSSRFESLQWLFPKQPQILEAESIPTGIKISSQGASAIKEIAINYQDREEIRFFVKPEPVTPEDVFEEYEKEFQETSSRLELDIEITQNPKSPNLKGMIPVGVERKIIFEGTGKASIFPELKKEWKKLSLPIAIITPESHRSNFGQLRLLSKASFENFKFDVIQLLKIMDDDIEDLEILINPQTVSHQASIYIQHKKLGLTPLNTFGDGVRRLLHIALQLPRAKDGILLIDELESTIHTEALEESFQYQRIVQILHQLRADFLQECNVYFGGGTLLALMYGEYRQSQNIDFLCSDRQGYRQLREAIFTQQYAALFKNTEGLSFPREIRADRYGVRFPIMIDDVNIRLEIVSEGRIELDDPDTLEWCPVPSLSLIDRAAEKLLANSDRWMDSSVLSRDLIDLAILAYHGDLPDRSFIKAEAAYPVREPLKRAIAAFRELADGGDRYYQALQIQNPTQIREGLEQLSRVR; this comes from the coding sequence ATGTATCCTCTAGACACGGTAACCATCCATCAATTTCGAGGACTACAAGATTTAGAACTCAAAGACCTCGGACAGATTAATCTCCTGGTTGGGATGAATAACTGTGGTAAAACCAGTGTTCTAGAGGCACTACTTTTGTATGCTAATCCCCTAGATATCAAAACTTGGCTGACCTTATCCAGACTCAGAGAAGGTGCACTTAGACTCCCCAGTTCCAGGTTTGAATCTCTCCAATGGTTATTTCCGAAACAACCTCAAATACTCGAAGCAGAGTCAATTCCAACCGGAATTAAAATCTCCAGCCAAGGTGCTTCAGCAATTAAAGAGATCGCCATCAATTATCAAGATCGAGAAGAAATCCGCTTCTTTGTAAAACCTGAACCTGTGACTCCTGAAGATGTTTTTGAAGAATATGAAAAAGAATTTCAAGAAACCAGCTCTCGGTTAGAACTGGATATCGAAATAACACAAAACCCAAAATCCCCTAATCTGAAGGGTATGATTCCTGTAGGAGTAGAACGAAAGATTATATTTGAGGGTACGGGAAAAGCTTCGATTTTCCCCGAATTAAAAAAAGAATGGAAAAAACTTTCGTTACCTATCGCTATTATAACCCCTGAGTCCCATCGTTCTAACTTTGGTCAACTTCGGCTACTATCCAAAGCAAGCTTTGAAAATTTTAAGTTTGATGTCATCCAATTACTCAAGATTATGGATGATGATATTGAAGATTTAGAAATATTGATCAATCCCCAAACGGTAAGTCATCAAGCCAGTATTTATATTCAACATAAGAAACTTGGACTCACTCCCCTAAATACATTTGGCGATGGAGTTCGTCGTTTATTACATATCGCCTTGCAGCTTCCGAGAGCAAAAGATGGTATTTTACTGATTGATGAATTAGAATCGACTATTCATACTGAAGCCTTAGAAGAGTCTTTTCAATATCAGAGGATTGTACAAATTTTGCATCAACTGCGGGCGGATTTTCTGCAAGAGTGCAACGTTTATTTTGGAGGAGGAACCTTATTAGCCTTGATGTATGGTGAATATCGCCAGAGTCAGAACATTGACTTTCTTTGCTCAGATCGGCAAGGATATCGGCAATTGCGTGAAGCGATTTTTACCCAGCAATATGCAGCGCTATTTAAGAATACAGAAGGCTTAAGTTTTCCCAGGGAAATTAGAGCCGATCGCTACGGGGTTCGGTTTCCCATTATGATTGATGACGTAAATATTCGCTTGGAAATTGTTTCTGAAGGACGCATTGAGCTAGACGATCCAGACACCCTAGAGTGGTGTCCCGTGCCTAGCTTGAGTTTAATCGATCGCGCAGCAGAAAAGTTGTTAGCCAATAGCGATCGCTGGATGGATAGCTCCGTACTCTCTAGAGATCTGATTGACTTAGCGATCCTCGCCTACCATGGAGACTTACCCGATCGCAGCTTTATCAAAGCAGAAGCAGCATATCCGGTACGAGAACCCTTGAAACGGGCGATCGCCGCTTTCCGGGAATTGGCTGATGGTGGCGATCGATATTACCAAGCCCTACAGATCCAAAACCCCACCCAAATTAGAGAAGGTTTAGAGCAATTGAGCAGGGTTCGTTAA